One window from the genome of Carassius carassius chromosome 15, fCarCar2.1, whole genome shotgun sequence encodes:
- the LOC132158923 gene encoding protein FAM110C-like — MKPLTPIGSPSPLRLLNKGPDYLRRQMDAGSRGRSVSAVERLEADKAKYVKSQQVINTKQEPVLVPCATPPPVPRRSFTVSTPSTPILPARNQMKPFSAPLFPRDENEDDSKKENCRNETDEETKNCNNANKPPATSLRTPIIAPLVAPHSAPIMRRSNGKRMLRPDSLVIYRQKKECKSPSGGGENANGNLEVKGYSFVRRLFQGSMREKSGGNEAQKMVINEEKGSSSRDGDSRMSWSIDKDTVDGGNETRRSSKSEREHSMPETQNNNIGFQEKQSKNCMIISLLNRTGNANNNDMDPWKPVVPQMRSDLKCSKSELRLRCSLAMSEQERFFDYCGLDLDMVERLGPENFLNGASSVDTLSLLLRSVGGGGSEPSEFSRHSGEGLFQEELAEQIPTGVSIIERNARVIKWLYSCKNAAQEGPKESTV; from the coding sequence ATGAAGCCATTAACTCCCATTGGTTCACCTTCTCCACTGCGGCTCCTAAACAAGGGGCCTGATTACCTGCGCAGGCAGATGGATGCCGGAAGCAGGGGACGTTCTGTCAGTGCTGTAGAGCGACTGGAAGCTGACAAGGCAAAGTACGTCAAGAGTCAACAGGTCATCAACACGAAGCAGGAGCCTGTGTTAGTTCCCTGTGCGACCCCTCCACCGGTGCCTCGTCGCAGCTTCACAGTGTCGACACCTTCAACGCCCATCCTCCCAGCTCGAAATCAAATGAAGCCTTTCTCTGCACCATTGTTCCCACGGGATGAAAATGAGGACGACTCCAAGAAAGAGAACTGTCGGAATGAAACCGATGAGGAAACCAAGAATTGCAACAATGCAAACAAGCCTCCTGCAACTTCTCTAAGAACTCCGATCATTGCTCCATTAGTTGCTCCACATAGTGCACCAATAATGCGCAGGAGCAATGGCAAACGCATGCTGCGTCCAGACTCCCTGGTCATTTACAGACAGAAGAAAGAGTGCAAGAGTCCCAGTGGAGGTGGAGAAAATGCCAACGGCAACTTAGAGGTCAAGGGATACAGCTTTGTAAGACGGCTCTTCCAGGGATCTATGCGTGAAAAGAGCGGTGGGAATGAGGCTCAAAAAATGGTGATAAATGAGGAGAAGGGGTCTTCCTCTCGAGACGGGGATTCGCGAATGTCTTGGTCCATTGATAAAGACACTGTCGATGGCGGGAATGAGACCAGACGATCAAGCAAATCCGAGCGAGAGCACTCAATGCCCgagacacaaaacaacaacattggtTTTCAGGAGAAGCAATCGAAAAACTGCATGATCATCAGTTTACTAAACAGGACGGGGAATGCCAACAATAACGACATGGACCCATGGAAGCCAGTCGTTCCTCAGATGCGATCCGATTTGAAATGCTCCAAGTCAGAATTGAGACTACGCTGTTCGCTAGCCATGTCCGAGCAGGAACGCTTCTTCGACTACTGTGGATTGGACCTGGATATGGTTGAAAGGCTCGGACCGGAGAACTTTTTAAATGGGGCAAGTTCAGTCGACACGCTCTCGCTGCTACTGAGGAGTGTCGGAGGCGGCGGCTCAGAGCCCAGCGAGTTTTCCCGACACTCCGGTGAAGGACTTTTCCAGGAGGAGCTTGCCGAGCAGATTCCTACAGGTGTGTCCATTATTGAGAGAAATGCACGGGTCATAAAGTGGCTCTACAGTTGTAAGAACGCAGCCCAGGAGGGTCCTAAAGAGTCTACTGTTTGA